The genomic stretch CTCGACGACTGAGAGGTACTGTAAGGGGTTGATCTATGTTGTTTACTTTGTTTCTCGTTCTTTATTTTACGTGCAGCTTTGTTTTCGGCTCTGATGATTCGTTTCTCATCTTCAGAGTCGTCGGCCAGACTATGAGTTTCGTATTCTGTCACTGTTTTCCAGCCACTTTCAGATTGATCTGCCAATTTAACTAATTTTTGTCTATGCCGTAAAATATCCAAACCTTCACTGATACTTTGTGCTGCCTTTTGGGTCTGTTCGGTTTGCTCCGGGTCTTCCCTCAGAAAACATCTAGCTTCCTTCATCTTATTGGCAACTTTGGAATTGACTTTAAATTGTTCTTCATTCCCTTTCCTTTTAAACACATAATTGTCCGAATTCATCTCTTCAATCTTAGCAAGTTGTGTTTCTGACAGTTGTCGTTGATTTTCGTTCGTCGACTTTTGGAAAGCGTCAAAACTGCTTTTGATAATCCTGTCCATGTGATGCACAATATCATTCTGTGCGGTTGAAACAGCTTCTTGAACACGCTGTTTAATCAAAGAATGTAACTGTACCGGCTCCGACATTTTAACTATACGATGTCTACGGCTAGAATGACCACCTAGACAATTTTTTCACGAACCCGcgaaaaacaaatttacataacAAAACATTAGGTCACCTGACCTATCGAATCATATATCATTGAcccataaaaaatataacagaaactTTAAGACAGTATTTTTCCGCTATACTGCGAAACGCTGAAAAATATATTACTCCACAGTCATATGTATCACAGTTTTCTTCATGTGTTATTATGCTAGTGAAAAGAGCACAAACAAGAATAGTGACACTCCACAGCAACATATGTCAGCCTTTTACTCATGTGTCATAGTGGTTGTCAATAAAgcctgaaataaaataataatactcTCATTGTTTATGCGAATCGAACACAAAACACGAATAATAGCACTCCACAGTAACATATGCCAGCCTTTTGCTCATGTACTATTGAACTTGTGAATATAGCACAAATAAGAATAACAAGCATATGGTTTGAGCACATATATATTTAAGGAGTAGCACatacaaatgattattttttttcaagaaataatcAGAGATATGTATGAAGAAAGAAACAATCCCAGAAACATATTTCATCCATTTACACATGTGTCATAGTTGTTGTCAACAAAGCATGTACTAGAATAATAATACTCTCATCGTACATGTGAATCGAACAAAAGTCACGAATAATGACACTCCACAGTAACATATGTCGGCCTTTCACTCATGTGTCAATAGTGGTTGGCAATAAAGCCTGAAATAGAATAATAATACCCTCATTGTCCATGTGAATCGAACAAAAGGCACAAATAATGACACTCCACAGAAACATATGTCAGCCTTTTACACATGTGTCATAGAAGTtgtcaataaataaaattgagaatggaaatggggaatgtgtcaaagagacaacaacccgaccaaataaaaaacaacagcagagggtcaccaacaggtcttcaatgtagcgagaaattcccgcacccggaggcgtccttcagctggcccctaaacaaatatatactagtccagtgataatgaacgccatactactagaataaggcctaaattaaaatattgtttgtttgcccttttccgaccctatgttttgaaacagggtaggtaggtaggtaaaatattttatttttctttcccaaaaaataacttagctcagtacattttttgtcatgggtaggcaggtaggtataatattttattttatagatacataaTCTGCATGAcgtcatttttgtctgtattgcttGTGTTTAAGTATGCTTTTGCTAATAAATTTCTGGGACTAGTGTCATAGTGGTTGTCAATGAAGCATGTACTAGAATAAAAATACTCTCATTGTTTATGTGAATTGATCAGACAACATGAATAATGACACTCCGCAGTAACATATGTCAGCCTTTTACTCATGTGCTATTGAACTTGTGACTATAGCACAATCAGAGATATGTATGAAGAAAGAAACAATCCCAGAAACATATGTCAGCCTTTTACTCATGTGTCATAGTGGTTGTCAATAAAGCATGTACTAGAATAATACTACTCTCATCATACATGGGAATGGAACAAAAATCACAAATAATGACACTCCACAGCATCATCAgcgtcccatggacacattcccaatttgtttttcaataaataatcAGAGATATGTATGAAGAAAGAAACaatcttagctgtattttgcatgTATTTTAAAATGAAGTTGTACAGATAATATGAGATTTTTCATATGTGAAAACTATGTAGAGTTAATAAAATCCCTAACACTCTGGTGTAACTTATTACAAGTTTATGacactttgctgaacattattgctgtttacagtttatctctatctacaataatattcaagaaaataaccaaaaacggcaaaatttccttaaacaattaaatgtaaaacaaattgatGAATTATCATAaagaaactttatttttttttagtttgtgtggctttaatgtaatattttacaTACTATAATTTCTTGaacagtaaaatataaatattattcattGATCTCTTTTTGATATTACTTCATATTTGTTGTTGATTTAGGTTCACTGGTTTTTAtgtcaattatatataaataagtcaacattctGCATTGTATAGGTAAAATTAATGCaacaattacaaattatttatcgTTTTATATTATATAGGTAAAATTAATGCaacaattacaaattatttatctttttacaattaTATAGGTAAAATTTAATGCAACAATTACctattatttatcttttaacattgtATAGGTAAAATTATTGTAACAGTTAcctattatttatctttttatattatatatattaggtAAAATTAATGCaacaattacaaattatttatcgTTTTATATTATATAGGTAAAATTAATGCAACAATTAcctattatttatctttttacattgtatattaggtaaaattatttcaacaattacctattatttatctttttacattATATAGGTAAAATTAATGCAACAATAACCTATTATGTATCTGTTTACATTATATGGGTAATACCaatgcaaaaattaaattattatttatcgtTATATATTATATAGGTAAAATTAATGCAACAATTACCtattatttgttgttttacattgtatagGTAAAATTAATGCAACAATTaccttttatttgttgttttacattgtatagGTAAAATTATTGCAACAATTACCTATTATTTGTCGTTTtacagtttttgaaataaaagaagatgtataTGTGTTtgattgatgaaatattatttgATTGTATTTCAGGGTCAGACTCCTTATGATATAGcaacaataaaaaagaagaaagaagtgGTGGACTTCCTAAAGGTAAATATTGTGTCTTAATTAAAACGACATATTGACACAAATGACACAGATTGTTAGAGTCACAACAGACTTGGTACAAAGAAGTTACAATAAAACAGTTGCCTTTAGTTGTCACTGTGGCATTTGGTATCAGTTGGCAATTCCAAGCTTGTAGCCTAGTATAGATGTTGGCATATATGAACGAAAATGTTTGAAAACTGTGTAATCATTTGTTTGGATGgtattgtttttatacgaccgcaaaaattaaaaaaatttggtcgtatattggtatcacgttggtgtcgtcgtctgcgttgtcgtcgtggtcgtcgtcgtccgaatacttttagttttcgcactctaactttagtaaaagtgaatagaaatctatgagattttaacacaaggtttatgaccacaaaaggaaggttgggattgattttaggagttttggtcccaacattttaggaattaggggccacaaagggcccaaataagcattttcttggttttcgcactataactttagtaaatagaaatgtatgaaattttgacataaggtttatgaccacaaaagagaggttgggattgatttttggagttttagttcaaacagtttaggaattaggggccaataaAAGGGCCAAAATAGGCATTATTCtttgttttcgcacaataacttaagtataagttaatagaaatcaatgaaattttgacacaaggtgtatgaccacaaaaggaaggttgggattgattttgggagttgaggtctgaacagtttaggaattaggggccaaaaaggggccccaagtaagcattattcttggttttcacaccataactttagtataagtaaatagaattctatgaaatttaaacacaaggttcatgacctctaaaggaaggttgggtttgattttggaagttttggtcccaacagtttaggaataaggggcccaaagggtccaaaattaaacttagtttgatttaaaaaaaaattgaatccttggggttctttgatatgctgaatctaaaaatgtacttagattttttattattggccaagttttcaagttggtccaaatcggggtccaaaattaaactttgtttgatttcatcaaaaattgaataattggggttctttgatatgccaaatcttactgtgtatgtagattcttaatttttagtcccgttttcaattggtctacattaaa from Mytilus edulis chromosome 7, xbMytEdul2.2, whole genome shotgun sequence encodes the following:
- the LOC139482446 gene encoding uncharacterized protein; translated protein: MSEPVQLHSLIKQRVQEAVSTAQNDIVHHMDRIIKSSFDAFQKSTNENQRQLSETQLAKIEEMNSDNYVFKRKGNEEQFKVNSKVANKMKEARCFLREDPEQTEQTQKAAQSISEGLDILRHRQKLVKLADQSESGWKTVTEYETHSLADDSEDEKRIIRAENKAARKIKNEKQSKQHRSTPYSTSQSSRFNSNAPRNNVPVQRPGKCYGILMCGIPGHWRVDHQTGAFGATMQRNKIDKISKNGSG